The window CATTCTATGAAATGTCTTTTCTCTCTTTTTAAACCAAAGCTCTAAAAAATCCCTTACCTCACTTTCCTCAAATTTTAATTCGCTGAAAGAAATAATAAACCAATCCTTTGGAGCATAGTCCATCTTTCATCACCTCTCTATTGACTATATTACTTTACTTGCAAAAGGTTAGAAATCACGTAAATTGCACGGAATCCTCTTCGGAGTTAAAGTTTTTTCACTTATATACAAAGATAGGTAAAATTCAGTGATAAAAAATTTTTAGGGGGATTTAAATAAGAAAGTACAAAGAAAGTATTTATTGTGGTTTTGTTTTTAGTTTTACGGAGTTTACTTCCAATGCTAACAAAGTTTTCGGGGCTGCATGTAAACTATGAAATTATTAAGGGGGTTTTATAGATTAGGAATTATAGTTTTTATCAAGTCTGGTAGGGAGGGGCTTTTAAGTTCATCCTCAAAATAAATCCATAAAGATACTTTCAAGTAAGAGATGTTCACAAATAGTAATGAAGCGCCCTTTAAATGGGGAACGGTTCTCTTATTGCCAATGGCAGATGAGAACCGTCCCTGGCCTGCTTATACTTGAGCCTGCATTCCTGTTTCAGCGGGAATTCTTTTTTTATAAATGAAGCTGGACAGTGAGACACTGATTTCGTAAAGCGTCAGTAAGGGAACGATGACCAAGATATCGGAAACTAGATCCGGCGGCGTTATTAGAATCGATACGACCACCAAAGCAAAGTAAGAAACCTTTCGTGCTTTCTTGAGCCTTGCCGGATTCAAGATTCCCAACCTTGTTAAAAACATAACGACAAGCGGCATTTCAAAAATGAACCCAAACGGGAGGGTAAGGTTAATCATAAATCCGAAATACTTTTCAGCTGTGAACATTGTTTCAAATTCTCCGGCAGAGAGGCTTGTAAGGAAGCCGAGCACAATTGGAAAAAGAACAAAATATCCAAAACAAAGCCCCACTATAAATAATAAGAATAATCCTGGAATAAACCTAAGCGTTACTTGTTTCTCTTCTTCTTTTAATGCCGGAGAGATAAACTTCCATATTTGATAGGCTGCCAGCGGAATGGTACATGCAATCGCAAACACACATGCTAAGGTCATATATACCCATAAAATATCACTTGGGCCGAGCACTGCCAGCTTTCCGTCATAATCCCTGATTAGCCAGCGATACAAATCAGATACAAACACCATACTTACGATTAAAAATAGGATAAATCCGCACATTGTTATGATGATACGGCGGCGAAGTTCCTCTAAATGTCCAATCAGATGGATATCTTTGTCTTGCATTTCCACAGCATCCCCCTTTTATGTGGCCATAAAATCTAAAAGAAGATGTAAGCGCAACTTGTGGCTTACATCTTCTTGTTTCGGACTCAGCCGTTTTCGCCCGCTTACGAATCGGGCCGCCAAAATTGTGGCCGGCTAACCCGATGGCTAAATCCCTTTTTCTTCAGAAAGTACTTTCTTTTCTTTTGTTTGATCTTCGTCGGCTACGAGCTCGCGGGTAGATTTTTTAAATTCCTTTAATGTTGACCCAACAGCACGCCCTAATTCAGGTAATTTAGATGGGCCGAAAATAATTAACGCAATCACAAGAACGAGAATTAATCCCGGTATTCCGATGTTTTGAAGCAAGGACTACACCTCCAATTTTGTTGTAAATATGTCTTGAGTGCCTTTTTTCAAAAAGCAGATGGTTATGTAAACACCTTGATTATAGTGATAAAACAGGCAAATGTTTATAAAACGGGTGTAAAGAATAGTTAAAGTAGTATTAAAATTGTTAAAGCAGTATGGTGTAAACTTTAGTTTTTTTATGATATTTACTCCATAAGTATAGATTCTTAGAAAAAAAGATCGCAGCTACCTTAACGTTTATCGGCCTTGATGACGTTTGCAAACCTCCTTTACATATCTTAATAATTTTTTACTTAACCCTTACAGGAAAGACACCAATTATTCAAAATTGCAGATTATTCTAAACTTGTTCGAAAATATACCGGTGAAGGAGATACATATTCTATGGATACTAAAGAGACTTCCAAAAATGGCTTGGACAGACGTGCTTTTTTGAAGGCTGGAGGAATGGGCACA is drawn from Bacillus sp. FJAT-18017 and contains these coding sequences:
- the tatC gene encoding twin-arginine translocase subunit TatC; its protein translation is MQDKDIHLIGHLEELRRRIIITMCGFILFLIVSMVFVSDLYRWLIRDYDGKLAVLGPSDILWVYMTLACVFAIACTIPLAAYQIWKFISPALKEEEKQVTLRFIPGLFLLFIVGLCFGYFVLFPIVLGFLTSLSAGEFETMFTAEKYFGFMINLTLPFGFIFEMPLVVMFLTRLGILNPARLKKARKVSYFALVVVSILITPPDLVSDILVIVPLLTLYEISVSLSSFIYKKRIPAETGMQAQV
- a CDS encoding twin-arginine translocase TatA/TatE family subunit, with translation MLQNIGIPGLILVLVIALIIFGPSKLPELGRAVGSTLKEFKKSTRELVADEDQTKEKKVLSEEKGI